The region AGTTTGCTCAGTCTGAAACATTGGATGGCCTTGATATCGCCCTGTTTGGAAGGATGGTTGCTCAGGCTCCGACAATGAATGTTGAAGCTGCATCTTCTTTTGCACATGCGATTTCGACACATCGCGTAACAAATGAAGTGGAATTCTTTACTGCTGTTGCTGACTATTCTAAGGATAATCAGGGGTCGGCTCATATGGGTTCTCTTGAATTCAATGCTGCTACATATTATCGTTATATTTCCCTTGATTTGGGTCAACTTTATGAATCGTTGGGCGGAGATCAGTTCTTCCCACAAGCAGTATCTTCTTTCATTAAGGCTCTTTATGTAGCTGTTCCTTCGGCAAGGCAGACAACGCAGGCTGGAGCATGCTCTTGGGATTTTGCTGAAGTTTTTGTTCGCAAAGGACAGGGAATGCAACTTTCGTTTGAAACGCCTATTCTCAAAGACGATAACGGTGGTTTTTTGTCCAAAAGTAAAGAATATATGAAAAATACTCTTGCTAAAAAGGAAAAGCTTTCTGGTTCGCTGTTTGGTTTGATTAAGAAGTTCGAATTTGGTGAAGATGAAAACTTCTCTATCGATAATCTTATTGATGGTGTTGTAGCGGCAATTAAGGAGTAACAATGGATACTCGTTGGATGCTTCTTTGGTTTGAAGC is a window of Fibrobacter sp. UWB4 DNA encoding:
- the cas7e gene encoding type I-E CRISPR-associated protein Cas7/Cse4/CasC — encoded protein: MVNQNPYTNKKIEFHILQSFPVTCLNRDDVGAPKTAMIGGVSRARVSSQCWKRAVRLAMHEVSGVELGTRTKLLSDLVASACKEMGATPEQAKACGDKIEQIFIKSDSKKKGDEEGDSKADTLMFLAPAEISLIAEKFKECEFKPEEVIKDAKHPEKDLAKIIEKSKFAQSETLDGLDIALFGRMVAQAPTMNVEAASSFAHAISTHRVTNEVEFFTAVADYSKDNQGSAHMGSLEFNAATYYRYISLDLGQLYESLGGDQFFPQAVSSFIKALYVAVPSARQTTQAGACSWDFAEVFVRKGQGMQLSFETPILKDDNGGFLSKSKEYMKNTLAKKEKLSGSLFGLIKKFEFGEDENFSIDNLIDGVVAAIKE